The following are encoded together in the Glycine max cultivar Williams 82 chromosome 8, Glycine_max_v4.0, whole genome shotgun sequence genome:
- the LOC100816874 gene encoding 40S ribosomal protein S16, whose amino-acid sequence MAQPAAAAAATGAAVIEQVQCFGRKKTAVAVTYCKRGRGLIKINGCPIELVEPEILRFKAFEPILLLGRHRFAGVDMRIRVKGGGHTSQIYAIRQSIAKALVAYYQKYVDEQSKKEIKDILVRYDRTLLVADPRRCEPKKFGGRGARARFQKSYR is encoded by the coding sequence ATGGCGCAGCCGGCGGCGGCAGCAGCAGCAACAGGAGCAGCAGTAATCGAGCAAGTGCAGTGCTTCGGGCGGAAGAAGACAGCGGTGGCAGTGACCTACTGCAAGCGTGGTCGAGGCCTCATCAAGATCAATGGCTGCCCGATCGAGCTGGTGGAGCCGGAGATCCTCCGTTTCAAGGCCTTCGAGCCAATCCTCCTCCTCGGCCGCCACCGCTTCGCCGGCGTGGACATGCGCATCAGAGTCAAGGGCGGCGGTCACACCTCCCAGATCTACGCCATCAGGCAGAGCATAGCCAAGGCCCTCGTTGCTTACTACCAGAAGTACGTAGACGAGCAGTCCAAGAAGGAGATCAAGGACATCCTCGTCAGGTACGACCGCACCCTCCTCGTCGCCGATCCCCGCCGCTGCGAGCCCAAGAAGTTCGGCGGTCGCGGTGCTCGCGCCAGGTTCCAGAAGTCCTACCGTTGA